Genomic DNA from Candidatus Sphingomonas phytovorans:
CTGACGATCCGCTGGGCAATCTCGAGCGCGCGCGGCTGGCTGAATACAGGCATCAGCTTGCCAAGATCGGCAAGGCGCCGGACAAGGGCGAGTGGTGGATGACGCCGCAGACGGTCAACGCGGTCAACCTGCCGTTGCAGAATGCGCTCAACTTCCCGGCGGCGATCCTCGAAGCGCCCTTCTATGATCCGAAGGCTGACGCGGCGGCGAATTATGGATCGATTGGCGCCACGATCGGCCATGAGATCAGCCACAGCTTCGACAATACCGGCGCCGAGTTCGATTCGAGCGGCAAGCTCCGCAATTGGTGGACCCCTGCGGACTTCGCCCATTTCAAGCAGCAGAGCGCGACCCTGGCGAAGCAATATGATGCCTATGAGCCGCTCCCCGGGCTTCACCTCAATGGCGAGCAGACGCTTGGCGAGAACATCGCCGACGTGGCTGGCCTGACGGCAGCCTACGAGGCATATCGCGCCTCGCTCGAGGGCAAGGAGGCACCGGTGATCGACGGCTTGACCGGCGATCAGCGCTTCCTGCTGGCCTTTGCGCAAAGCTGGCGCGAGAAGACCCGCGAGAAGGCGATGCGCCAGCAGGTCGCGACCGACGGGCACTCGCCGGGCAGGTTCCGTGCGCAGACGGTGCGCAACCTCGATGCGTGGTACAAGGCGTTCGATGTGCAGCCTGGCCAGAAGCTGTACCTTGCGCCGGATGCCCGCGTGAGGGTCTGGTAAGTAGAAGGGAAGGGCGGACCATGCTGTTGATCGGACAATATGATTCGCCCTTCGTCCGGCGCGTCGCGGTGACGTTGAAGCTCTACGATCTGCCCTATCGCCACGCGCCGCTTTCGGCCTTCGGCGATGTGGAGGAGATTGCGCGCTATAATCCGCTGCGGCGCGTGCCGACCCTGGTGTTCGACGACGGTATCTCGCTGACGGACAGCAGCGCGATCGTCGACGCGATCGATGAGATGGTCGGTGTGGATCGGGCGTTCCTCTCGCGCCGCGGCGATGATCGCCGGGCGATGCTCCGTACCTGCGCCTTCGCGGCCGGGGTCGCGGAGAAGGCGGTCAGTCTTGTCTATGAGCGGGCCTTTCGCGATGGACTGAAGATGTGGGTCGAGCGCTGCCGTGCCCAGGTGATCGACACGCTCGACCTGCTTGAGCGCGAGCGCGCCGCGGCAAAACGCGATTGGCTGTTGGGCGACACGATGAGCCACGCCGACGTGCTGCTCGCGACGATGCACCGGTTCGTCAGCGAGGCGCTGGCCGACCAGTTCGTCATGGACGGTTGGGTCGCGCTCGCGGACCACGCCGCGCGGTGCGAGGCGCTGCCCGAATTCGCCGATGCCTATCAGCTCTTCAGGCTGACGCTGCCCGACTAGATCGCCTGGAATCCGAACTGCCGGATCTTGTCCAGCAGGTCGCGGTTCCGCGGAAGCTGGCTCGTCATCCTGCCGGTGATCCGGGCATTTTCCTCGCGAAGCCGCGCCGCCATTCGTTCGGTGGTGGCGGTGTCGAGCGTGTCGACCTCCGTCCTGTAGCCCATGCCGTACAGGACATATTGATAGCTTGCCGCAGGGAAGACCTCGTCGAGCCGGTCGAATTCCTCGAAGAACCAGGGCGGCTGGTATTTCCACAGGTGAAGCAGGTTCCGCAGTCGTTCCGGGATCGTCGCCGGATCGACATTGTCGATCCAGAACGCTGAATCGCGCCGCTTGGTCAGCACATAATGGAGCTTCAGAAAGTCGATGATACGCCCCCACCGATAGGAGGTCGTCTCGTTGAAGCGCCGCGCGACGATGTCCATCACCTCGCGATTGGCCGGCATCTGTTCGGCGATCAGCTTGGCCGACAGCTCGATCAGCACGATCGCCGACGCCTCGAGCGGTTCGAGGAAGCCGGCGGCGAGCCCGACCGCGACGCAATTCCGCTTCCAGAAGGTCTCGCGATGGCCGCCGCGGATCGGGATCTTGCGGATCGACAATTTGTCGGCCGCCGGGCCGATATAGGCACGCAGCTCGCGTTCGGCGCTCTCGTCGTCGGTGTGGGAGGTCGAATAGACATAGCCGATGCCGCGGCGCGTCGGCAGGCCGATGTCCCAGATCCAGCCGGCCGATTGGGCGGTGGAAATGGTATGGGAGGCAAGCGCTTCCTCAGGCGTATCGAACGGCACCTGGACCGCCAGCGCGGCATCGCAGAACAGCACGTCCTTGCAGTCGCGGAACGGCACGCCGAGGGCCTTGCCCAGTAGCAGCGACGCGAAGCCGGTGCAGTCGACGAACAGGTCGCCGGCAATGTCGCCGGCCTGCTCGGTGGAGACGCTGACGATGTCGCCGTCCTCGGCCTGGTTGACGCTCGTTACGTCGGCCAGCACGTGGCGCACGCCCAGCTTCGTCGTGCAATGCTTCTGCAGGAACGGGGCGAATTTCCCCGCATCAAGATGGTAGGCGTAGTTGGCGACCGCATCATATTCGGGCGTGGTGATCATCTTGGGCGCCAGCCCCGCGTCGCAGATCGCCCCCTGGGGGGATACCGCGTCGCAGAAGGACCGGCCCTGTTCGTCGTGAAGCCAGTGCGGCACCATGTTCAGCTCGCTGAATCCGTGCGGCAGCATCAGCGGATGATAATAGGCGTCGTCCTCCGCCCCCGTGGTCCATTTGGCGAATTTAGCGCCCTGTTTGAAGGCGGCGTCGCATTCGCGGAAGAAATCCGTCTCGGAGACACCCATCTTCTGGAGCGTCGTACGCAACGTCGGCCAGGTGCCTTCGCCCACGCCGATGATCTTCACATTGGGCGATTCGACCAGGGTTACGGTGAAGCCGCCCGCCATCCGGCCCTGGTGCCGCGCGGCGATGACGCCGGCGGTAAGCCAGCCGGCAGTGCCGCCGCCGACGATGACGATATTGCGGACCGGACTGACCATATCGGGCGGCTACTCTATTCGGCGTGGTGGCGACGCTGCCTAGCATGAAGGAAAGAGGGGCCGCCAACCATGGTCGGCGGCCCCGGGGAATGTGGTCCCCTCAGTAGTGAAAACGCACACCAGCCGTGATGCGTCGTCCGTAGCCGAACGCACTGAGCAGCTGATTCTTGTACCGGCCGCGGGTGCTGTACGTTTCGTTGGTCAGGTTCAGCGCTTCGCCGAAGATGGTGAACTGCTTCGTGATGTCATAGCTCGTGCTGAAGTCGATCTGCGTGCTCTGGTTCACGAAGGTCGGTTCGGCGCCGAACTTGCCGTTGTTCTGGGCCTGCCCGAACTGAAGCAGATAGTCGTCGCGCCAGTTGACGGCCATTCGGGCCTGGAAGCCGTTCTTGTCGTAGAAACCGACGAAGTTCGCCGAATTGGCAAGCCCGGTGACGGCGAAGCCGGTCTGGGTGAAGTCATCCGGGTTATAGGGCTTGTTGGTATTGACGAAGGTTCCGTTCGCCGAGAAGCCGAAGCCGCTGTTGCCGAAGACCTGCTGCCAGGCGATTTCGATACCGCGCACCGTCGCGTCAGGACCGTTCACCCGCGCCGATACCGAGAATTGCGCGGGCAGGCCGGTCGTCGGATCGATGACGTTGTTGATCGGCTGGCGCGTCACGCCGGCAACGATGAAGTTGCTGACATTCTTCACGAACAGGTCGACGGCGAAGTATGAGTTGCGCTGGTAATACCATTCCGCCGTCAGATCGAAGTTATCGGACAGATAGGGACGGAGGTTGGGATTGCCGCCGGTTGCGGTGAAGGCCCCGATGCGCTGGCCGCTGCCCACGTTCAGGACGGGCGTCAGGAAGCTCAGATTGGGCCGCGTCAGCGTCCGGGACGCATCGAACCTGATGTCGAACTTGTCAGTGATGTTGAGCTTCATGTCGATGCTGGGCAGGAAGTAGGCGTAGCTGCTCTTCGTCGACACCGGCTGGCTGGGGGAGAATCCGACCGACAACAAGGTCGGGTCGCCGATGCCCTGAGTCAGCGTCAGGGGCACCTGACCGATGCCGTTCGACGTGATGTGCGTGACTTCTTCGCGTGCGCCTGCGTTGAAGTTGAACTTCATGCCGGCGATCTCGGTCTGGAAGCTCGCACGGACGAACGCCGCCCACGTCTTTTCGGTGATGACCTGCACGCTTGCGGGGTTCAGCTTGACGTCGAATGTGCCGGTGAAGTTCGGACCGACCTGAGGGTCGAGATAGTTGAATCCCGGAATTCGTTTCGTCTGCGGGTTGCCGAGGCTGGTCAGGTACGCCTGATAGTCGGCTGCGCTGTATTTCAGCAGGGGCGAGGGCAGGTTGCCTGAATAGCCGGGCAGGAAGTTCGCCGTGCTGACCTGGCCCGTGAACAGGCTTGCCGGGAGCAGAACGCCCGTCGTGCCACCCGAGGGCGGACCGTAACCCGCATAGGCCTGCCAGAAATTGTTGGCGAAGGTGTCGCTGGTCTGCAGCTTGAACTGGTCTTCGAGATATGACCCGCCGAACTTGATCGAGAAATCGTCCTGCTTCCACTGGCCGGAAAGGCGCGCCTGCTTGATGACGTCGGTGTTCTTGTTGGCGGTGTTCACCGTCACGTGCGATCCGATGACCGACGTGTCGGCCCAGCGGGACTCGTCGCCGTTCACGCCATAGTTGTTGAGCGTCGGAATCTTGTTCTTGCTGTCGCCGTCGATGACGATGCCGAGCGACGGGCCGATGCCGAAGCCATAGCCAACGTCACCATTCTTGCTGTTGATGCGGCCGTCGGGGTTGCGCCAGCTCTTCGAATAGCTGCCGTCCGCCTCGACGCTGAAATTGTCGGAGACGTCCCATTTCACGTTCAGGCCGGTTTGGTTGGTCTGCAGGACGTTGCTGTTCGTCGTGGCATTGAAGTCGGTCTGGGTGCCGGCCTGGGTGAAATTGGTCGGCACGCCGTTGCCGTCCAGCACGACGTTGCGCAGGCTGCCCTGGTTGAACCAGATGCCGAACCCGAACGAATCCTGGTTGA
This window encodes:
- a CDS encoding tryptophan 7-halogenase; this encodes MVSPVRNIVIVGGGTAGWLTAGVIAARHQGRMAGGFTVTLVESPNVKIIGVGEGTWPTLRTTLQKMGVSETDFFRECDAAFKQGAKFAKWTTGAEDDAYYHPLMLPHGFSELNMVPHWLHDEQGRSFCDAVSPQGAICDAGLAPKMITTPEYDAVANYAYHLDAGKFAPFLQKHCTTKLGVRHVLADVTSVNQAEDGDIVSVSTEQAGDIAGDLFVDCTGFASLLLGKALGVPFRDCKDVLFCDAALAVQVPFDTPEEALASHTISTAQSAGWIWDIGLPTRRGIGYVYSTSHTDDESAERELRAYIGPAADKLSIRKIPIRGGHRETFWKRNCVAVGLAAGFLEPLEASAIVLIELSAKLIAEQMPANREVMDIVARRFNETTSYRWGRIIDFLKLHYVLTKRRDSAFWIDNVDPATIPERLRNLLHLWKYQPPWFFEEFDRLDEVFPAASYQYVLYGMGYRTEVDTLDTATTERMAARLREENARITGRMTSQLPRNRDLLDKIRQFGFQAI
- a CDS encoding glutathione S-transferase family protein, whose translation is MLLIGQYDSPFVRRVAVTLKLYDLPYRHAPLSAFGDVEEIARYNPLRRVPTLVFDDGISLTDSSAIVDAIDEMVGVDRAFLSRRGDDRRAMLRTCAFAAGVAEKAVSLVYERAFRDGLKMWVERCRAQVIDTLDLLERERAAAKRDWLLGDTMSHADVLLATMHRFVSEALADQFVMDGWVALADHAARCEALPEFADAYQLFRLTLPD
- a CDS encoding TonB-dependent receptor → MNRAGTQSNRAEGRRLRSLLLIGASSLTIIAAPAHAQDAAQAAPSTAEEDIVVTGIRGSLQRNLDIKRDSIGVVDAISAEDIGKFPDSNVAASLQRLPGVSIQRDGARGEATGITVRGFGGDFNETLFDSRRISTATGGRSVDFSTVGADFVGQLNVMKTPDVTVGANSIGATVNILFPKPFDHPGMRLAATVSGSWQEDAKKVVPTGGILFSDTFADDTFGILADVAYARHDTQTNQAYINGFGFGYFAPCQLAGSTAATCSPTTNTAAPASQQTTVRGAFEQQYGLNQLYTKDERIDGRLALQWHPSDAVMVTLDNNFSRQTVNQDSFGFGIWFNQGSLRNVVLDGNGVPTNFTQAGTQTDFNATTNSNVLQTNQTGLNVKWDVSDNFSVEADGSYSKSWRNPDGRINSKNGDVGYGFGIGPSLGIVIDGDSKNKIPTLNNYGVNGDESRWADTSVIGSHVTVNTANKNTDVIKQARLSGQWKQDDFSIKFGGSYLEDQFKLQTSDTFANNFWQAYAGYGPPSGGTTGVLLPASLFTGQVSTANFLPGYSGNLPSPLLKYSAADYQAYLTSLGNPQTKRIPGFNYLDPQVGPNFTGTFDVKLNPASVQVITEKTWAAFVRASFQTEIAGMKFNFNAGAREEVTHITSNGIGQVPLTLTQGIGDPTLLSVGFSPSQPVSTKSSYAYFLPSIDMKLNITDKFDIRFDASRTLTRPNLSFLTPVLNVGSGQRIGAFTATGGNPNLRPYLSDNFDLTAEWYYQRNSYFAVDLFVKNVSNFIVAGVTRQPINNVIDPTTGLPAQFSVSARVNGPDATVRGIEIAWQQVFGNSGFGFSANGTFVNTNKPYNPDDFTQTGFAVTGLANSANFVGFYDKNGFQARMAVNWRDDYLLQFGQAQNNGKFGAEPTFVNQSTQIDFSTSYDITKQFTIFGEALNLTNETYSTRGRYKNQLLSAFGYGRRITAGVRFHY